CTTTGCCTGTATATCTCATTCTATTGTTTGTGCCGGTTGCAAACTTCGTAATGTTCAAGACAAATCTGGGGCTGAAAATACGTAGTGTCGGCGAAAACCCAAAAGCCTGTGATACGGTAGGAATCAACGTTTTACGCGTTCGCTACGGAGCCATCCTCTTTAGCGGCTTGATGGCAGGGTTCGCAGGCGCCTTTGTGTCTCTCGGAAATCTAAGCTTCTTCGCGGAAAACATGGTTGCAGGGCGGGGCTTCATGGCAGTAGCTGCCGTAGTTTTCGGCAACTACAGCCCTGTTGGCGTCATGCTCGCTTCACTTGTGTTCGGCGCAGGGGAGGCTGTGATGTTCCGCTTGCAGGCCGCGGGGACAAACATTCCGCACAACCTGCTTTTGATGGTACCCTACATACTCACCGTATTAGTTCTATGCGGTGCCGTAGGAAAAAACCGTTCGGAGGGGCCGGCAGCAACTGGACAACCCTACAGTAAGGAATAGGGAGGGTTGCATTATGGCTTATCTTGAAATGAAAAATATCTGCAAATGTTTTCCTGGGGTTGTGGCCAATCAGGATGTGTGCTTCACAGTGGAACAGGGGGAAATACACGCTCTTTTGGGTGAAAACGGTGCTGGAAAAAGCACGCTGATGAATATTTTATTCGGCTTGTATCAGCAGGATGAAGGCGAGGTATTTATTGAGGGACGCAAAGTCAATATCAGAAGTCCCAAGGAAGCCATCGACCTCGGCATAGGTATGGTACACCAGCATTTCATGCTCGTTCGTGCGCATACAGTGATTGAAAATGTGATACTGGGCATGAAGCAGAACAAGCACCTTTTGGACCTGAACAAGGCGGCCAAGCATGTGCAAGCCCTGGCAAGCAAGTATAAGATTTCCATTGATCCATTTGCAAAGGTATGGCAATTAAGTGTGGGTGAACAGCAGCGGTTGGAGATAGTCAAGGCGCTGTATCGCGGCGCGGGATTGTTGATTTTGGATGAACCTACCGCAGTGCTGGCACCACAAGAAGCGCAGGAACTGTTCGACACGATTCGCCAACTCTCAAACGAGGGACACACCGTTATTTTTATTACCCATAAGCTCGATGAGGTATTACAGATTTGTGATCGCTGTACGGTGCTTCGCAACGGTTGCCTCGAAGCCGTTATGCGCGTGGACGAAATCATCGATAAGCAACAGCTATGCAACTTGATGGTAGGAAAGAATGTGGAACTCACAACCCACAAGGGGCTAGTTGAACCCGGTGAAATAGTGCTGCATGTAGAGAAGCTGAATGCCAGCAATGACAAAGGTTTACCCGCGCTTAAGGATGTATCTTTTCGCATACGCGAGGGAGAAATTTTGGGCGTTGCAGGTGTGGATGGCAACGGACAGAGTGAATTGGTGGAATGCTTGACAGGGTTGCGGAAAGCGTCTTCAGGAGAAATATTCATCAACGGAGCGAAAACAACCGGCATGGACACGCGGCAGATTCTGGAGCTCAATGTCTCTCATATACCGGAAGATCGCCATAAACGTGGTATGGTGGCTGACATGTCCATCAGAGAAAATCTTATTATGATGACATATTATCAGGATCCTTACTGCAAAAAAGGATTTTTAAATTGGAAACACATCAACGCACATTCGCATGAACTGTGCGAGCAATTTGACGTACGTACTCCCTCAATCGAAGAAACAGCAGGAAAGCTCTCTGGCGGTAATCAACAAAAATTCGTGGTGGCCCGGGAATTGGATCGTTCGCCAAAACTCTTAGTGGCAATGCACCCGGGCCGGGGACTTGATATTGGAGCTACCAAATACATTCAAACGCGAATTTTGGAAGAACGTGACAAAGGAACGGCCACCCTCCTTGTCTCCACTGAATTGGACGAAGTGATGGAGTTATCTGATCGTATCATGGTGATGTATGAAGGGCAAATCATGGCGATTTTCTCTCAACAGGAAGCTGACCGTGAAAGAATAGGAATGCTTATGGCTGGAGTGAAAGAATAACGGCAGTCAAGCTGATCCGTATTGGTTTTGATATTCTTTTCTCAAGTATTATTCTACCCGTTAGAATCGTTCTTACATAGGGTCTGCTGAACGGATCTTAAAGGCCTGCGGGGCAGTCATTTCGGGCTGATTCATGGTAGAATAAGTGCATGGGAAACAGGCTGAATGCAGCCAAAACCCTTGCACTTACGAAAGCTGGGAATTGAATGTATACACATAACGAGCGACAAATTGTGCTGAGCGATGATCATCCTGAGTTATTTGGCAATCTTCCCTTGGTGTTAATTCCACCTCTCCTTGTCCCACTGCTGACGTAGTTGCCTGTCCGGAGATTGCCGGGTATGCTTGTCCATAATCCTTAGGTTGTTTAGGAAATTTAGAGAAAGACGAAGGCCCCGGC
This DNA window, taken from Candidatus Hydrogenedentota bacterium, encodes the following:
- a CDS encoding ABC transporter permease produces the protein MSIMGEIINFLSSDLRTATPIMICGLGLVFSARSGVVNIGAEGMMLTGALMGVVGSYFFGNVWMGVLTAMVSALLMALVFAYFTIHVKADQTVVGIAINTLGLGITTTLSRVIFGLNTARPKIDSFGLLKVPLLSKIPILGSVLFNQTLPVYLILLFVPVANFVMFKTNLGLKIRSVGENPKACDTVGINVLRVRYGAILFSGLMAGFAGAFVSLGNLSFFAENMVAGRGFMAVAAVVFGNYSPVGVMLASLVFGAGEAVMFRLQAAGTNIPHNLLLMVPYILTVLVLCGAVGKNRSEGPAATGQPYSKE
- a CDS encoding ABC transporter ATP-binding protein, with the translated sequence MAYLEMKNICKCFPGVVANQDVCFTVEQGEIHALLGENGAGKSTLMNILFGLYQQDEGEVFIEGRKVNIRSPKEAIDLGIGMVHQHFMLVRAHTVIENVILGMKQNKHLLDLNKAAKHVQALASKYKISIDPFAKVWQLSVGEQQRLEIVKALYRGAGLLILDEPTAVLAPQEAQELFDTIRQLSNEGHTVIFITHKLDEVLQICDRCTVLRNGCLEAVMRVDEIIDKQQLCNLMVGKNVELTTHKGLVEPGEIVLHVEKLNASNDKGLPALKDVSFRIREGEILGVAGVDGNGQSELVECLTGLRKASSGEIFINGAKTTGMDTRQILELNVSHIPEDRHKRGMVADMSIRENLIMMTYYQDPYCKKGFLNWKHINAHSHELCEQFDVRTPSIEETAGKLSGGNQQKFVVARELDRSPKLLVAMHPGRGLDIGATKYIQTRILEERDKGTATLLVSTELDEVMELSDRIMVMYEGQIMAIFSQQEADRERIGMLMAGVKE